The Acidobacteriota bacterium genomic sequence ATCCAGACGATCCGCGCCGGAACGGGAACCAGTGCCAGCTCGGGCGCCTCCGCCCGCTGGTAGATCCGGACGGGAACCGCCCGGAAACCGGTCCCCGGCTCCTCCGCCGGCGCCCCCTCCTCCAACGCCGGCGGCGGCGGGGCGGTCCGGCCGGCGGCCGGCGTCCTGGCGCGTTCCCGAGCCAGAAGCAGCAAGGCCACGGCGAGGAGCCCCGCGGCGGCCCCGAGCGCCAGCCCGGCGGCCGCCGCGCGCCGGGGCGTCACGGAGCGTCCCCCGCGCGCTCCTCCGCGCGGGCGCCGAAGGTGCGGATGGCGTCCCGGAGCGCCTCGGCCAGGCGCGACCGGTAGGCGGGATCGGCGAGACGCGCCTCTTCTTCGGGGTTCGTCACGAAACCGAGCTCGACGAGAACCGCCGGGCAGGTCGCGCCGACGAGCACCCGGAACGGCGCCCGCCGGACGCCGCGATCCGCGATGCCGAGAAGGCGGTTCAACCGGCGCTGGATCGTCCGCGCGAGCCGGGCGCTCTCCTGGAGATACTCCCGCTGCGCCATGTCCCACAGGATGAGCGGCAGCTCGTCGCTTCCGCCGGCGGCGTTGCCCGCGCCGGCGGCGGCCACGGCGTTGTTCTCGAGCGCCGCGAGGGTGCGGGCGGCGTCGTCGGTCGCCTCGGCGGAGAGGAAGTACGTCTCGGCGCCCCGCGCGCTCGCCGCGCGCGAGGCGTTCGCGTGGAGGGAGACGAACAGATCGGCGTGCCACCGGTTGGCGATGGCCGCCCTCTCGTCGAGACCCAGATCGATGTCGCCGTCGCGCGTCAGGAGCACCTCGAAGCCCTCGGCGCGGAGCAGCTCGCGGAGGCGGCGGGCGATGTCGAGGACCAGATCTTTCTCCTTGACCCCTCCCGGACCGACCGCGCCGTCCTCGGCGCCTCCATGCCCCGGATCGAGCACGACCCGCCGGACCGGGCCCGCCGGCGCCGTCGCGGCGACCGGCGTCACCTTCGCGGCGGCCCCCAGCATCGTGAGGACGAAGCCGGGAGGAGCCGAGCGGCGCTCGCCCTCGACACGTTCGAGATCGGGGCCGGCGCGCAGGACGATCCGCAGGCCCGCCGGATCGCGAGCCGCCTCGATGGCCGCCAGGAGGCGCCCCCCGATCTCGCGCCGCCGCCAGGGCGGCTCCACCGGGCCTCCGGCCGCGACCGCGACCTCCCAGTCGCCGTCCGGCCGCCGCCGGACGTCCACCCGCTCCGGCGGGCGGTCCAGCCGCGCTTCGAGCGTCAGGCGGCCGTCCCCCCCGCCCGCGAGCGACCACCCGCTCCCGCCCGGCTGCCGCTCCGGCTCCAGGGCGGCGAGCAGGCGGGGTACGGCTTGCTCCGGCACGAAGAGGTCGCCGTCGCGCCGGATGGCGTCGCGCCCGAGCGAGAGGACGACCGATCCGGCCCGCGCCAGGCCGGGAAGGTCCGAAGGAAAGACGAGGGCGCGGCCCTCGGCGGTCTCGAGCCGGAACGTCCCGCCCTCGGCGGCGATCCGCGCGCCGAGCGCCGCGGCGATGCTCTTGAGCGAGGCGTACCGGACGCCGCCCGCGACGATCGCCGGCACGATCGCCTGGCGCCGCCCCAGGTCGAGCCGGACCACCTCCCGCCCCGCGGCCCCCAGGCCGGCCGCTGCCGCCGACACGGCGAGGAGCGCGGCGAGGAGCGCGCGGCGGGGACGGCCCCGGACGGCGCGGAAAGCGGTGAACGCGGGCGGCATCGGGTGAATTCTAAGTCCTCGCCCGGGCCGCGGCCCGGACCCGGCTCAGCCCGCGGCCGGCCCCGCCTCGGCGACCTCCCGGTCGACCATCGACCGGAACGGCTCGAAGTGCTCGGCGAACATGCGCGCGAGCTTCCTCGCGTGCTCGTCGTAAGCGTCCTTGTCCCGCCAGGTCGCCCTGGGATCGAGCACGTCGTCCGGCACGCCGGGGCAGCGCGTGGGGACCTCCACCCGGAACCGCTCGTCCCGCCGCATCGGGATCTCGTCGAGCTGTCCGGCCAGCGCCGCCCGGACCATCGCCCGCGTCAGGGAGAGCTTCATCCGGCTGCCGACGCCGTAGGGTCCGCCGGTCCAGCCGGTGTTGACGAGCCAGACGCGCGTCCCGTGGCGATCCATCTTCTCGCCGAGCAGCTCGGCGTACCGCCCCGGGTGGAGGGGCATGAACGGCGCGCCGAAGCAGGCGGAGAAGGTGGCCTGAGGCTCGACGATGCCCCGCTCCGTGCCGGCGACCTTCGCCGTGTAGCCGGCGAGGAAGTGGTACATCGCCGCCGAACGGTCGAGCCTGGCGATCGGGGGGAGCACGCCGAAGGCGTCGCAGGTGAGGAAGACGATGTTGCGCGGATGGCCGGCGTGCCCCTCGGGCACGATGTTCTCGAGGTGCGTGATCGGATAGCTCGCGCGCGTGTTCTCGGTGAGGGAATCGTCGTCCAGGTCGAGGGCGCGGGTCTCCTCGTCGATGACGACGTTCTCCAGGATCGCGCCGAAGCGGTGGCTGGCGGCGTAGATCTCCGGCTCCGCCTCGCGGCTCAAGCGGATCACCTTCGCGTAGCAGCCGCCTTCGAAGTTGAAGATGCCGTCGTCGTCCCAGCCGTGCTCGTCGTCCCCGATCAGCCGCCGGTCGGGATCGGCCGAGAGCGTCGTCTTCCCCGTGCCGGAGAGCCCGAAGAAGAGGGCCGTGTCCCCGTCGCGGCCCACGTTCGCGGAGCAGTGCATCGGCATCACGCCCTTCAGCGGCAGCAGGTAGTTCATGAGCGTGAAGAACGACTTCTTGATCTCCCCCGCGTAGCCGGTACCCGCGATCAGCAGCAGGCGGCGGCCCATGTCGAGCACGATCGCCGCTTCCGAGTTGGTTCCGTCGATCGCCGGGTCGGCCGCGAAGTCCGGGGCGTGGAGCAGGGTGAAGCTCGGCTCGAACGTGTCGAGCTCCTCCCTCGGCGGCCGGACCAGCATGTTCCGCGCGAAGAGGGCATGCCAGGCGCTGTCGGTGACGACCCGGACGGGCAGGCGGTGCGCCGCCGTCGTGCCGGCGTACAGGTCCTGCACGAAGAGGTCCCGCCCCGACAGATGCTCGGCGATGCGCCGGTGCAGCCTCTCGAAGTCGCCCTCGAAGGGGCGGTTCACCGGACCCCACCAGATGTTCGATTCGCTCCCCGGCTCGCGGACGAAGAACTTGTCGTTCGGCGAGCGTCCCGTGTACCGGCCGGTGTGCACGACGAGCGAACCCTCGCGCGACACCCAGCCTTCGCGCCGCCGCACGCTCTGTTCGAAGAGCTTCGGCTCGGTGAGGTTCCAGTAGACGTTGCCGGAAGGGCTGATCCCGTGGCGGTCGAGCCCCACCGGGCTCGGGCGCCCCTCATTCGATGCCATCGCCGCCTCCTCCGCCGCCCGGCCCCCGGGCTAACCGAACAGTAAACACGCGGCGCATTCTAGGGGCGCGGGCCGCAACCGGGCAACTTCGCGTTGACGCCCTTTCCGGCAGGCCCCTATCATGACCGGGCTTTCCGCGTAAGACCCCCAGCGCCGGTCACGCCGGCCCCGGGCCGCCGCCCGGTCCTCGCGCGGGACCGCCGCCGAAGGGACGGCATGCCGCTCGACCGAAGGGCGCTTCTCGAGGATTTCGAGGCAGGGTTCAAGCCCCGGACGGAGCGGCTCGTGGGGCTCGAATACGAGCTGATCGGGGTCCGGCTGGACGACGCCACGCACCTTCCCTACGACGGCGGCCCGGTCTCCGTCACCTCGGTGCTGGAACGCCTGATCCGCGACTACGGCTGGCGGGCCGTCGGGGGGCCTCCCCTTCTCGAGCTGGAGCGCGAGGGCTCGAGGATCACGCTCGAACCGGGCGCGCAGCTCGAACTGTCGGCCCGGCCCCACCGCACCCTGCGCGGCGCGCACGCGGAGCTGCGCCGTTTTCTCGCCGAGCTGCGGGCGGCCACCGAGCCGCTGGGGGCGGCGTGGCTTCCGCTGGGAATGCAGCCGGTCTCGCCCCCCGACCGGATCGCGCTCATCCCGAAGCCGCGGTACGAGATCATGAACCGGTACCTTCCGACGCGTGGTGCGGGCGCGGTGTGGATGATGCGCACCACCGCCGGTGTGCAGGTGAACCTCGACGTCTTCTCCCCGGAGGAGGCGGCGCGCGGTTTGCGCCTGGCGCTCCTCGTCAGCTCGCCGGTCGTGGCGCTCCTGGCGAACTCGCCGGTGAGCGAAGGGGCCGCGAACGGGTTCATGTCCA encodes the following:
- a CDS encoding N-acetylmuramoyl-L-alanine amidase gives rise to the protein MPPAFTAFRAVRGRPRRALLAALLAVSAAAAGLGAAGREVVRLDLGRRQAIVPAIVAGGVRYASLKSIAAALGARIAAEGGTFRLETAEGRALVFPSDLPGLARAGSVVLSLGRDAIRRDGDLFVPEQAVPRLLAALEPERQPGGSGWSLAGGGDGRLTLEARLDRPPERVDVRRRPDGDWEVAVAAGGPVEPPWRRREIGGRLLAAIEAARDPAGLRIVLRAGPDLERVEGERRSAPPGFVLTMLGAAAKVTPVAATAPAGPVRRVVLDPGHGGAEDGAVGPGGVKEKDLVLDIARRLRELLRAEGFEVLLTRDGDIDLGLDERAAIANRWHADLFVSLHANASRAASARGAETYFLSAEATDDAARTLAALENNAVAAAGAGNAAGGSDELPLILWDMAQREYLQESARLARTIQRRLNRLLGIADRGVRRAPFRVLVGATCPAVLVELGFVTNPEEEARLADPAYRSRLAEALRDAIRTFGARAEERAGDAP
- the pckA gene encoding phosphoenolpyruvate carboxykinase (ATP) — protein: MASNEGRPSPVGLDRHGISPSGNVYWNLTEPKLFEQSVRRREGWVSREGSLVVHTGRYTGRSPNDKFFVREPGSESNIWWGPVNRPFEGDFERLHRRIAEHLSGRDLFVQDLYAGTTAAHRLPVRVVTDSAWHALFARNMLVRPPREELDTFEPSFTLLHAPDFAADPAIDGTNSEAAIVLDMGRRLLLIAGTGYAGEIKKSFFTLMNYLLPLKGVMPMHCSANVGRDGDTALFFGLSGTGKTTLSADPDRRLIGDDEHGWDDDGIFNFEGGCYAKVIRLSREAEPEIYAASHRFGAILENVVIDEETRALDLDDDSLTENTRASYPITHLENIVPEGHAGHPRNIVFLTCDAFGVLPPIARLDRSAAMYHFLAGYTAKVAGTERGIVEPQATFSACFGAPFMPLHPGRYAELLGEKMDRHGTRVWLVNTGWTGGPYGVGSRMKLSLTRAMVRAALAGQLDEIPMRRDERFRVEVPTRCPGVPDDVLDPRATWRDKDAYDEHARKLARMFAEHFEPFRSMVDREVAEAGPAAG